In a genomic window of Leifsonia xyli subsp. cynodontis DSM 46306:
- a CDS encoding DUF6328 family protein codes for MEPADGRPESAAQRADRNWNEILQELRVTQTGTQLISGFLLAIAFQSRFARLNSFQVGLYLVLVMLAAGCTTLGLAPVALHRQLFGHHEKARTVAIANQLLRITLGLVAVLTSGVVFLVFDITLGRVGAIVAGSAVLALLALILVVFPAAVHSQRRRRERRPAE; via the coding sequence ATCGAACCCGCCGACGGCCGACCGGAGTCAGCCGCGCAGCGCGCCGACCGCAACTGGAACGAGATCCTGCAGGAACTCCGCGTCACGCAGACCGGCACACAGCTGATCTCGGGCTTCCTTCTCGCGATCGCCTTCCAGTCCCGGTTCGCCCGGCTCAACTCTTTCCAGGTCGGTCTTTACCTGGTGCTCGTCATGCTGGCAGCGGGATGCACCACCCTCGGCCTGGCACCGGTCGCCCTGCACCGCCAGCTGTTCGGCCACCACGAGAAGGCGCGAACGGTCGCGATCGCGAACCAGCTGCTCCGCATCACGCTCGGACTCGTGGCGGTGCTCACCTCGGGCGTCGTGTTCCTCGTGTTCGACATCACCCTCGGTCGCGTCGGGGCGATCGTGGCCGGTTCGGCGGTGTTGGCGCTCCTCGCCTTGATCCTGGTCGTCTTTCCGGCCGCGGTCCACAGCCAGCGACGGCGACGCGAGCGGCGACCGGCGGAGTGA
- a CDS encoding ROK family protein, whose product MPTAANLPAVAAFNETVVLDAVRRSADGLSRVEVAAATGLSAQTVTNVTRRLLAQGVIREAGKHSEGSPGKPRTILRLDPAGAYAVGVHLDPTVITCVLLDLEGVVVSHLRRPSPPDGDAVATLAATAEAIAALLATPGVDSGRVIGVGVATPGPIDTETGVVVRPPLIPGWNDFHLRDELTAATGLPALLAKDVTSAAVAERWRGPAGASGDYAFVYYDTGVGVGVGFVLGGSVYTGFTDNAGDVGHALVDPGGALCTCGRRGCYGESVRPYRLVMQGLWAGILPVPPGLEIVAWEDAPLDVETVDALFTRLAAAAEAGDGQAAEIVDRSIRSTAFYLSNLTALLDLDRVVFGGPSWARVESRYLDQLPQRLAELHIDTLTHPTAILTSAVGEDVAAVGAACLVLDANFAP is encoded by the coding sequence GTGCCCACAGCAGCCAATCTTCCTGCGGTCGCCGCGTTCAATGAGACCGTCGTGCTCGACGCTGTGCGCCGCTCGGCCGACGGGCTGAGCCGGGTCGAAGTCGCTGCGGCGACGGGCCTCTCCGCGCAGACCGTCACGAATGTGACGCGCCGGTTGCTCGCGCAGGGGGTCATTCGCGAGGCCGGGAAGCACAGCGAGGGCAGCCCCGGGAAGCCGCGCACCATCCTGCGTCTGGACCCGGCCGGGGCCTACGCGGTCGGTGTGCATCTCGATCCCACTGTGATCACCTGCGTCCTGCTCGATCTGGAAGGCGTGGTGGTGAGCCACCTGCGCCGCCCGTCGCCCCCGGACGGGGACGCTGTCGCGACGCTGGCGGCCACGGCGGAGGCGATCGCCGCTCTCTTGGCGACCCCGGGTGTGGACTCCGGACGCGTGATCGGTGTCGGTGTGGCCACTCCCGGCCCGATCGACACCGAGACGGGCGTCGTCGTTCGCCCGCCGCTCATCCCCGGCTGGAACGACTTCCACCTCCGCGACGAGCTGACGGCCGCCACGGGACTGCCCGCGCTGCTCGCGAAAGACGTCACGAGCGCCGCTGTCGCTGAGCGCTGGCGCGGCCCTGCTGGGGCCAGCGGTGACTACGCATTCGTGTACTACGACACCGGGGTCGGGGTCGGGGTCGGGTTCGTGCTCGGCGGCTCCGTCTACACCGGGTTCACCGATAACGCGGGCGATGTCGGGCACGCGCTGGTCGACCCCGGCGGCGCGCTCTGCACGTGCGGTCGGCGCGGCTGCTACGGCGAGTCCGTCCGGCCGTACCGGCTGGTGATGCAGGGACTGTGGGCCGGCATCCTGCCCGTTCCGCCCGGACTGGAGATCGTAGCCTGGGAGGATGCGCCCCTGGATGTCGAGACCGTCGACGCGCTGTTCACACGCCTGGCCGCCGCGGCGGAGGCGGGCGACGGGCAGGCCGCGGAGATCGTGGACCGCAGCATCCGCAGCACCGCTTTCTACCTGTCCAATCTGACCGCACTGCTCGACCTCGACCGCGTCGTCTTCGGTGGACCCTCCTGGGCTCGGGTGGAGAGCCGCTACCTCGACCAGCTGCCGCAGCGGCTCGCCGAGTTGCACATCGACACCCTGACCCATCCCACGGCCATCCTCACCAGCGCCGTGGGCGAAGATGTCGCGGCCGTCGGCGCAGCCTGCCTGGTGCTGGATGCGAACTTCGCCCCGTGA
- a CDS encoding carbohydrate ABC transporter permease has protein sequence MQNYIDLFKSPDFPVSVWLTLVFLLGSAVIGQNVVGMALALLMRSGSRWVSVLVSTFVVGAWVLPEIVAAFASYAFFSQHGTLNAILAVFGITGPSWLFAFPMLSIILANTWRGTAFSMLVYSAALQEVPPEITEAAEVDGASGVKRFFLVTLPMIRRSISTNLMLITLQTLSVFTLIYVMTGGGPGNKSMTLPVLAYQKAFKFSELRYGTAIATILLLVGAAFAIVYVRALKTEADS, from the coding sequence GTGCAGAACTACATCGACCTGTTCAAGAGCCCCGACTTCCCGGTCTCGGTCTGGCTGACCCTCGTCTTCCTCCTCGGCTCGGCTGTCATCGGCCAGAACGTGGTGGGGATGGCGCTGGCGCTGCTCATGCGCTCCGGCAGCCGCTGGGTGAGCGTTCTCGTCTCGACCTTCGTCGTGGGAGCGTGGGTGCTGCCGGAGATCGTGGCGGCGTTCGCGTCCTACGCGTTCTTCAGCCAGCACGGCACGCTCAACGCCATCCTCGCCGTGTTCGGGATCACCGGGCCGTCGTGGCTGTTCGCCTTCCCGATGCTCTCGATCATCCTGGCGAACACCTGGCGCGGGACCGCGTTCTCGATGCTGGTCTACTCAGCGGCGCTGCAGGAGGTGCCGCCGGAGATCACCGAGGCCGCCGAGGTCGACGGAGCGAGCGGCGTCAAGCGGTTCTTCCTCGTCACGCTGCCGATGATCCGGCGGAGCATCTCGACCAACCTGATGCTCATCACCCTGCAGACGCTCTCGGTCTTCACGCTCATCTATGTGATGACCGGCGGCGGTCCGGGCAACAAGAGCATGACCCTGCCGGTGCTCGCCTACCAGAAGGCGTTCAAGTTCTCCGAGCTCCGCTATGGCACGGCGATCGCGACCATCCTGCTGCTCGTCGGCGCTGCCTTCGCGATCGTGTACGTGCGTGCGCTCAAGACGGAGGCGGACTCGTGA
- a CDS encoding GntR family transcriptional regulator, with protein MTLDDYPTLAAAMPALTTDRRLLRNDVFEMLLERIMNGSFAPGERLKDAELTAWLRVSRTPVREALSRLAVVGLIKTAPNRFTVVAPMVDAEIVGAIAVLRRIYPDAVAEALETAGDDAELELSLLAGRLEWDLNVPPSRLSSG; from the coding sequence CCTGCTCTGACGACCGACCGCCGCTTGCTGCGCAACGATGTCTTCGAGATGCTGCTGGAGCGCATCATGAACGGCTCGTTCGCGCCGGGGGAGCGGCTCAAAGACGCCGAGCTCACCGCGTGGCTGCGGGTCTCCCGCACGCCGGTTCGCGAGGCGCTCAGCCGTCTCGCCGTCGTCGGTCTCATCAAGACCGCGCCCAACCGTTTCACGGTTGTGGCACCGATGGTCGATGCCGAGATCGTCGGCGCGATCGCCGTTCTCCGCCGGATCTACCCGGACGCGGTGGCAGAGGCTCTGGAGACCGCCGGCGACGATGCCGAACTGGAACTGAGCCTGCTCGCGGGCCGGCTGGAATGGGATCTCAACGTCCCCCCGTCGAGACTTTCCAGCGGATGA
- a CDS encoding copper resistance CopC family protein produces MNRRLLAAAALALIVLPVTGAAAHDYLISNDPAADSTVTAPIGSVTLTFNAPVLDLSGDGTGTLITVTGPDSDSRHFETGCVTVSGSTISAPVSLGNGGRYTVTYQAVSSDGHTVSDSYAFAYQPPAGGTAERR; encoded by the coding sequence ATGAACCGCCGACTCCTCGCCGCCGCGGCCCTCGCGCTCATCGTGCTGCCCGTCACGGGCGCCGCGGCGCACGACTACCTGATCTCCAACGACCCGGCTGCCGATTCGACGGTCACCGCACCGATCGGCTCCGTGACGCTGACCTTCAACGCACCGGTGCTCGACCTCAGCGGCGACGGCACCGGCACCCTGATCACGGTCACCGGGCCGGACAGCGACTCACGGCACTTCGAGACGGGATGCGTGACGGTCTCCGGTTCGACCATCAGCGCACCCGTCTCCCTCGGCAACGGCGGACGGTACACCGTCACCTATCAGGCTGTCTCCTCCGATGGTCACACCGTGTCGGACTCCTACGCCTTCGCCTACCAGCCTCCCGCGGGCGGCACCGCCGAGCGGCGCTGA
- a CDS encoding extracellular solute-binding protein gives MKRNSFLAAAVATVALVALAGCSPSSGGGDGKTIKVAFQDFGSDIIANFMGKAKTEFEKANPGTKVTLVPIKAAENDYYTKLSLMNRAAATAPDVMSEDTFLIRADAQAGYLAPLDSYVGKWSDWSNFYDNAKAAGKGDDGKVYGIPTGTDTRGLWYNKQIFEKAGIATPWEPKSWDDVLSAAKKIKAADPGVIPLNIFSGKAAGEASSMQGFEMLLYGASEKGLYDDKSGKWITGSRAFTEALDVIKEVYQGGLGPGPEITSDTNYQNTINNQLVPQGKLAINLDGSWASNAWLPTGATPWADWSKVMGTAPMPTMDVQDPGKISLSGGWTFSMGAKSAAKDTAWKFITFVTDKERSLEYNINTAGIPVRKDVAADQKTRTPTRRPSSSPRWWP, from the coding sequence ATGAAGCGAAACAGCTTTTTGGCGGCCGCCGTCGCCACCGTAGCACTCGTCGCGCTGGCCGGGTGTTCGCCTTCCTCCGGGGGAGGCGACGGGAAGACCATCAAGGTCGCGTTCCAAGACTTTGGATCGGACATCATCGCGAATTTCATGGGCAAGGCCAAAACGGAGTTCGAGAAGGCTAATCCCGGCACCAAGGTCACCCTTGTGCCGATCAAAGCCGCCGAGAACGACTATTACACCAAACTCTCGCTGATGAACCGCGCCGCTGCGACAGCGCCGGATGTCATGTCGGAGGACACCTTCCTCATCCGTGCCGATGCGCAAGCCGGCTACCTGGCCCCGCTCGACTCCTACGTCGGCAAATGGTCCGACTGGTCGAACTTCTACGACAACGCGAAGGCCGCCGGCAAGGGCGACGACGGCAAGGTGTACGGCATCCCCACCGGGACCGACACCCGCGGGCTCTGGTACAACAAGCAGATCTTCGAGAAGGCGGGCATCGCGACGCCGTGGGAGCCCAAGAGCTGGGACGACGTTCTCAGCGCGGCGAAGAAGATCAAGGCGGCAGACCCGGGCGTCATCCCGCTCAATATCTTCTCCGGCAAGGCCGCCGGCGAGGCGAGCTCGATGCAGGGCTTCGAGATGCTGCTGTACGGCGCGAGCGAGAAGGGGCTCTACGACGACAAATCGGGCAAGTGGATCACCGGCTCCAGGGCGTTCACGGAGGCGTTGGACGTGATCAAGGAGGTCTACCAGGGCGGTCTCGGCCCAGGCCCCGAGATCACAAGCGACACGAACTACCAGAACACGATCAACAACCAGCTCGTGCCGCAGGGCAAGCTGGCGATCAACCTCGACGGCTCGTGGGCCTCGAACGCCTGGCTGCCGACAGGCGCGACGCCGTGGGCGGACTGGTCGAAGGTGATGGGCACGGCGCCCATGCCGACGATGGACGTGCAGGACCCGGGCAAGATCAGCCTCTCCGGCGGCTGGACATTCTCGATGGGCGCCAAGAGCGCGGCGAAGGACACGGCCTGGAAGTTCATCACCTTCGTCACCGACAAAGAACGGTCGCTCGAGTACAACATCAACACGGCCGGCATCCCGGTGCGGAAGGATGTCGCCGCCGACCAGAAGACAAGGACTCCAACCCGACGTCCGAGTTCTTCTCCTCGCTGGTGGCCGTGA
- a CDS encoding MarP family serine protease — MEIVVDVVLLVLAVLAMIAGLSNGAIKAAGSLIGLACGLALGLTLAPTVVGWMAASGLTGVSQRSIVAAVVILVSATVVYAIATAAAALIAKLLRHGPVRWLDSLIGGALGVLTWAVAVWLVAGFAMATSLATVVQAAGSSRVVATLNGIAPLPSSSVLGAVDDALASAGLPKVFEDAEPIKNVQAPGDSVPAAVAKSRSSVVTVLASKPACGIDSEGSGWVVQPGRVVTNAHVVAGAASVVIRDGDDIDRATLLAFDPERDLAVLGVTGLSAPPLDIGQDLGAGEAAYAAGYPGAGPFAISPQRVRDQLIARGTDIYQSGIVEREIYSLRGSVRPGNSGGPLLDSAGDVVGVVFARSTVDPETGYALTLDELRPVLSSVGSVAISSGACSAG, encoded by the coding sequence GTGGAGATCGTGGTGGACGTCGTGCTTCTGGTGCTCGCCGTCCTGGCGATGATCGCCGGTCTGAGCAACGGCGCCATCAAAGCGGCCGGGTCGCTGATCGGTCTCGCGTGCGGTCTCGCGCTCGGCCTGACGCTCGCGCCGACGGTCGTCGGGTGGATGGCCGCATCGGGCCTCACCGGCGTCTCGCAGCGGTCCATCGTGGCGGCCGTCGTCATCCTGGTGTCCGCCACCGTCGTGTACGCGATCGCGACCGCTGCGGCAGCGCTTATCGCCAAACTGCTCCGCCACGGTCCGGTCCGGTGGCTGGACTCGCTGATCGGAGGTGCGCTGGGCGTGCTCACCTGGGCCGTCGCCGTCTGGCTGGTGGCCGGTTTCGCGATGGCGACGAGTCTCGCGACCGTCGTGCAGGCCGCCGGCTCGTCACGGGTGGTCGCGACCCTGAACGGCATCGCCCCGCTGCCGTCCTCGAGCGTGCTCGGCGCGGTGGACGACGCGCTCGCCAGCGCCGGGCTGCCGAAGGTCTTCGAGGACGCCGAGCCGATCAAGAACGTTCAGGCCCCCGGCGATTCCGTCCCGGCAGCCGTCGCCAAGTCGCGGAGCTCTGTCGTGACCGTCCTCGCCTCGAAACCCGCGTGCGGCATCGACTCGGAGGGCAGCGGCTGGGTCGTGCAACCCGGCCGCGTCGTCACCAACGCGCATGTGGTCGCGGGCGCGGCCTCGGTGGTGATCCGCGACGGCGACGACATCGACCGCGCGACGCTGCTGGCTTTCGATCCCGAGCGCGACCTCGCGGTGCTGGGCGTCACCGGCCTCAGCGCACCGCCGCTCGACATCGGCCAGGACCTCGGCGCGGGCGAGGCGGCTTACGCCGCGGGCTACCCGGGCGCCGGACCGTTCGCCATCTCGCCGCAGCGCGTGCGCGACCAGCTCATCGCGCGCGGAACGGACATCTACCAGAGCGGAATCGTAGAGCGCGAGATCTACTCGCTCCGCGGCTCGGTCCGTCCCGGGAACTCCGGCGGGCCCCTGCTCGATTCCGCCGGTGACGTGGTCGGCGTCGTTTTCGCCCGCTCGACCGTGGACCCGGAGACCGGGTACGCCCTCACGCTCGACGAGCTGAGGCCCGTCCTCAGCTCCGTCGGCTCGGTCGCGATCAGCTCAGGGGCCTGCTCGGCGGGCTGA